ATCTCATGAAACGTTCTCAAAAACAGCTCATACCTATCTGAATCAAGAAGCAGCCGGTCTAGACGGTCTTCATAAAAGTCGTGCTCTGATTCTGGTGAAATATAGTATCCTTCAATCGTTTCAAAATAGTGAAGCGGAAACAGAAGCCTGCTGTAGATCAGTCTTTTTGAAAAGCTTGACAGCGGTGTAACTTCCTCATACTGCTGCAGAAATAAAAAGCCTTGTTCAAACAGATCATTTCTATACAGCATAAACGTGTTTCTCATATATTCTGCTAGATCCCTTGAGCCGTGGTCAAGCACCCAATCTGTAGGTATTTTTACGAGGTTTTCCTGAGACCACTTGTTTTTTGTCATTCGTTGATGACATACAGTTCCGGAATCAACAATCCCTGGTTTTTCATCAAGCTCGGTATCAACCAAATATTGAATTGCATTTTCTGATAGTCCTAAATAATACGGGAATGATTCCACAAATTTTTTTTCGAATGGCTCAAGTGGATGCATAAATGCTTTTTGCCGCCAAAACTGTTCCAGCTGATCTAACCGCTTCTCCCAAAAGCCCTTCCACCCGCCGAGCCTCGTCATTTCCTTCACTTGATAAGGAAACTGCCGACCCTTTTGATGAAATTGTGCAAGCTCCGTTCCAAGTTGAAACGACCTGTTTGACAAGTAGGAAGCCGATTTGAGCAAAGAATATTTACTGCCTTCGTGCTCAAACGTCAGCTCATTATCCTTGGTCATTAGAAAAGTTGAAACGTATGGGTCTTTTTGCTCTTGCAAATACTGACTCATATCATGTAATTCCTTCAATTCTTCCTTTGTAAATTCACCGGTAGGGACGATAAGAAAGATAGAGTTGGGAGTTTGGAATGAAGGGTATGAATGAAAAACTGAAAGCTGCCGGACATGAATTCCATAATGGGTTTTTATTGAATCCTTCACATGATCACCCGCATTTCTATATTGATCTTTTTTTATCATAATCGGGCTTTAGGTGAATTATGAACACAAATTTTCTGAGTTAAGAAATGAAGGGTACATTTTCATTCATTTTTGTATAAACTAGTAAAAAAAGATTGGATGAAAGCAATGGCTGAAAAAAATTATCAGGACCAAGTCGAAGCAACAGCAAAGCAGTGGCTGCAGGAAAGAGGAGTTTCCGTTTCTGACATAGCAGACCTCGTCTATTTCTTACAAAGAAAATATCATACCAACTTAACGCATGAGGAATGTGTTATGAATGTGGAACGGGTTCTTGCGAAACGTGAGGTTCAAAATGCGATTTTAACGGGAATACAATTGGACCGCTTGGCCGAACGAAAAATGCTTGCCGAACCGCTTCAATCCATTATTGAAGTCGATGAAAGCCTTTATGGAATTGATGAAATTCTGTCTTTCTCGATTGTGAATATTTATGGATCAATCGGCTATACGAACTACGGGTACGTCGATAAAGAAAAGCCGGGAATTTTAGCGAAATTGAACGATAAATCGACCGGAGAATGCCATACCTTCCTTGACGATATCGTCGGGGCCATCGCAGCAGCTGCATCGAGCAGACTGGCTCACAGCTCCCAACAAAAGAGCGGGCAGCAGCCTCAATAAGCTGCCGCCCGTTTTTTTAAATATATGTCAGCCATTCTTCAAGCGAATGTATCGCATACGTCGGCTGAGCATCATAGTTCTTCAAATGCTCTTTTTTCGTAACGCCTGTGTGAACGAGCAGCGTATCCATACCGGAACGAATTCCTGCCAAAATATCAGTATCATAGTTATCTCCTACCATAAGCGTATCCTCTACAGCTATACCTAACTGTTTCATTGCCTGTTCCATAATAATTGGTTCAGGCTTTCCGATAAATGTAGGTTGAGTGACTGTGGTCACAGTTAACACAGACGTTAAAGAGCCGTTTCCGGGCAAAAAGCCTCTCTCAGTCGGCAAAGCAATGTCGCCATTTGTCGAGATAAATTCTGCTCCATTGCGAATGGCTAATGCACCAATAGCCAGCTTCTCATATGTAATGTCGCGGTCGATTCCCACAACTACAACATCCGCATTCTCTTTTGCAAATGTAAACCCTTTTTCTGAAAGGGCTTTTTTGATCCCTTCTTCACCAATACAGTATACTGACGCATTCTTTTTCTTTTCTGCTATATAGTTGGCAGTGGCGAGACTGGTGGTAAAAACCTGTTCTTCTGTAGCGGGAATATCAAATTCAACCAGTTTTTTTGCCACCTGTTCCGGTGTGCGGGAGGAATTGTTTGTGACAAATAAGTAAGGGATCTTTTTTTCTATGAGCTTTTTTACAAAAATACCTGCTTCCTCTATTTTTTCGGAACCATTGTACATCGTGCCATCCAGGTCAATTAAGTAGGCTT
This window of the Bacillus gobiensis genome carries:
- the yutH gene encoding spore coat putative kinase YutH, producing the protein MKDSIKTHYGIHVRQLSVFHSYPSFQTPNSIFLIVPTGEFTKEELKELHDMSQYLQEQKDPYVSTFLMTKDNELTFEHEGSKYSLLKSASYLSNRSFQLGTELAQFHQKGRQFPYQVKEMTRLGGWKGFWEKRLDQLEQFWRQKAFMHPLEPFEKKFVESFPYYLGLSENAIQYLVDTELDEKPGIVDSGTVCHQRMTKNKWSQENLVKIPTDWVLDHGSRDLAEYMRNTFMLYRNDLFEQGFLFLQQYEEVTPLSSFSKRLIYSRLLFPLHYFETIEGYYISPESEHDFYEDRLDRLLLDSDRYELFLRTFHEMSGMRNTHFQIPQIKWLTQKRSG
- a CDS encoding phosphatidylglycerophosphatase A family protein, coding for MAEKNYQDQVEATAKQWLQERGVSVSDIADLVYFLQRKYHTNLTHEECVMNVERVLAKREVQNAILTGIQLDRLAERKMLAEPLQSIIEVDESLYGIDEILSFSIVNIYGSIGYTNYGYVDKEKPGILAKLNDKSTGECHTFLDDIVGAIAAAASSRLAHSSQQKSGQQPQ
- a CDS encoding TIGR01457 family HAD-type hydrolase, encoding MKQYKAYLIDLDGTMYNGSEKIEEAGIFVKKLIEKKIPYLFVTNNSSRTPEQVAKKLVEFDIPATEEQVFTTSLATANYIAEKKKNASVYCIGEEGIKKALSEKGFTFAKENADVVVVGIDRDITYEKLAIGALAIRNGAEFISTNGDIALPTERGFLPGNGSLTSVLTVTTVTQPTFIGKPEPIIMEQAMKQLGIAVEDTLMVGDNYDTDILAGIRSGMDTLLVHTGVTKKEHLKNYDAQPTYAIHSLEEWLTYI